Proteins encoded in a region of the Prunus persica cultivar Lovell chromosome G4, Prunus_persica_NCBIv2, whole genome shotgun sequence genome:
- the LOC18781233 gene encoding chitinase 2, with product MSNMALPKLKLIFTLFFLQTLLTSPTSIRAAPANSDLFREYIGAQFKNVKFSDVPINPNVEFHFILSFAIDYDTSSSPTNGKFNVFWDSDNLSPSQVSSIKNQHSNVKVAFSLGGDSVNGVPAEFKPSSIDSWVSNAVSSLTGIIQQYNLDGIDIDYEHFSADPATFSECIGKLITTLKNNGVISFASIAPFDDDQVQSHYLALWKSYGHLIDYVNFQFYAYDQGTTVSQFINYFKTQSSNYNGGKVLASFISDGSRGLSPENGFFTACDTLKSEQQLHGIFVWSADDSKAIGFRYEEQSQNFLATPH from the coding sequence ATGAGCAATATGGCACTCCCAAAGCTTAAGCTCATCTTCACCCTTTTCTTCCTTCAAACCCTCCTCACATCCCCTACATCAATCCGAGCAGCCCCAGCAAACTCAGATCTCTTCAGAGAATACATAGGAGCTCAATTCAAGAATGTCAAGTTTTCTGATGTCCCCATTAACCCAAATGTTGAATTCCACTTCATTCTCTCATTTGCCATAGACTATGACACCTCCTCCTCTCCCACCAATGGAAAATTCAATGTCTTCTGGGACTCTGATAATCTTAGCCCGTCCCAAGTTTCCTCCATAAAAAATCAGCATTCAAATGTCAAAGTGGCCTTTAGCCTAGGAGGAGACTCTGTGAATGGTGTCCCTGCTGAATTCAAGCCTTCCTCAATTGACTCATGGGTTTCCAATGCTGTTTCTTCTCTCACAGGCATCATCCAGCAGTACAATTTGGATGGAATTGACATTGATTACGAGCACTTCAGCGCAGACCCTGCTACCTTCTCCGAGTGCATTGGGAAGCTTATAACAACCCTCAAGAACAATGGAGTGATATCATTTGCTTCCATTGCTCCCTTTGATGATGACCAAGTTCAGAGCCACTACTTGGCCTTGTGGAAGAGCTATGGCCACTTGATAGACTATGTGAATTTCCAGTTTTACGCATACGATCAGGGAACCACAGTGTCTCAGTTCATCAATTACTTCAAGACACAAAGCTCCAATTACAATGGTGGGAAGGTCTTGGCAAGCTTTATCAGTGATGGGAGTCGTGGACTGTCCCCTGAGAATGGTTTTTTCACTGCCTGTGACACGCTCAAGAGTGAGCAACAACTTCATGGTATATTTGTTTGGTCTGCAGATGATTCCAAGGCAATTGGTTTCCGCTATGAAGAGCAATCACAAAATTTCTTAGCAACCCCCCACTAG